From Kangiella sp. TOML190, one genomic window encodes:
- a CDS encoding ABC transporter permease, with amino-acid sequence MHLKTLPMALKNFRRDWRSGEVRVLFFALMIAVAAMTAIGVITDRIQRSMGEQASEFLGADYVISSPRQIPEDWLTQAQKQNLATSVVQGISTVLSKADKFQLVSVKVLKSDYPLKGELEISQAAFVAGEKLQGKPQAGFMWVEPRVLSLLEAKVGDKVEFGATELTISGVIVSGPGQASEVFNVAPGIMVNAADVASAQIIQAGSRVSNQLLIRGEPQLRDQYIQWLKPQLNDTQRITGGKEGTPALQASISRAESFLRLASLVSVVLAGVAIAVAAGRFSRRHFDYAAIYRCLGMQVRQVHQLYLWQLGLMGLIGVLLGLVIGFLIQEVIIWRFADFLPKPMVAVSLVPALVAVFSGLVVLLGFALPSFFQIAKVPPLRVLRKELAPAAVSSWVIYLLAIGAMALLMWWQSDSWLLVGILLLVSIIAFAVIRLFAWFIFKIGLWLGKRSPTAVRFGLGQLKRYPAFTISQITAFGLAFMIMLSTYLIRTELLSEWQSQMPDDAPNHFLVNVQNYEVSALDTILQENQIVTSGIYPMVRGRVTKLNGELASEVLSKEEYQQARALRRELNLTWMETLPNANSLVEGVWWDQESSQQLDPDAAKISISTEIQEMMKVKIGDKVSFDIGGLSVEGQIANVREIQWDSFQPNFFVIFEPKGLKDFPASYITSFHLEADQKPILNQILSQMPTVTIIELDKIMAQVQKILDQVTLAIEFIMLFVLLAGVAVLYAVLQANREERVLSATLLKTLGAQSPFIRTSLIAELALLGIFSGMVAVIASEILVSSVYINVLELGTKLHPLYWFLVPIAAAIFVGLAGWFGVKSILKQPATKVLRQA; translated from the coding sequence ATGCATCTAAAAACCTTGCCAATGGCTTTAAAAAACTTCCGTCGTGATTGGCGCTCTGGTGAAGTCAGAGTTTTATTCTTTGCCTTGATGATCGCAGTTGCCGCGATGACAGCGATTGGGGTGATTACCGATCGTATTCAACGTTCAATGGGCGAGCAGGCCAGCGAATTTTTAGGAGCTGATTATGTCATCAGTTCTCCACGCCAGATCCCCGAAGACTGGCTTACGCAAGCTCAGAAGCAGAACCTAGCGACCAGCGTTGTGCAGGGGATCAGTACCGTTTTATCTAAAGCCGATAAGTTCCAACTGGTCTCAGTTAAGGTGCTAAAAAGTGACTATCCACTAAAAGGTGAATTGGAAATTTCTCAAGCAGCATTTGTAGCGGGCGAGAAACTACAAGGCAAACCGCAAGCTGGCTTTATGTGGGTTGAGCCACGGGTATTGAGTCTGCTTGAGGCAAAAGTCGGCGACAAAGTTGAATTTGGTGCCACTGAATTAACCATTTCAGGAGTTATTGTCTCGGGGCCAGGACAAGCCAGCGAAGTGTTTAACGTGGCACCTGGGATCATGGTCAATGCAGCAGATGTTGCGTCTGCGCAAATTATTCAAGCCGGTAGCCGCGTTTCTAATCAATTATTAATTCGTGGTGAGCCGCAATTACGAGACCAATATATTCAGTGGTTAAAGCCACAGTTAAACGATACTCAGCGCATCACCGGTGGTAAAGAAGGTACGCCCGCGCTTCAGGCCTCCATCAGTCGCGCCGAATCTTTCTTGCGTTTGGCGAGTTTGGTTTCAGTAGTGTTGGCTGGAGTGGCTATCGCGGTCGCGGCAGGGCGCTTTAGTCGTCGTCATTTTGACTATGCAGCGATTTATCGCTGTTTGGGTATGCAGGTTCGGCAAGTACACCAATTGTATTTATGGCAGCTTGGTTTAATGGGCTTAATTGGGGTTTTATTAGGATTAGTCATTGGCTTTTTGATCCAAGAAGTGATTATTTGGCGCTTTGCCGATTTTTTACCAAAACCGATGGTTGCAGTTAGTTTGGTTCCTGCGCTGGTCGCAGTGTTTTCGGGTTTAGTGGTATTGCTTGGTTTTGCCTTACCATCATTTTTTCAGATTGCCAAGGTGCCGCCACTTAGGGTGTTACGAAAAGAGTTGGCGCCGGCGGCAGTTTCCAGCTGGGTTATTTATTTGCTAGCCATAGGTGCAATGGCGCTATTGATGTGGTGGCAAAGCGATTCGTGGCTACTGGTTGGAATTTTGCTTCTAGTATCGATAATCGCCTTTGCTGTGATTCGGTTATTTGCTTGGTTTATTTTTAAAATTGGCTTATGGCTTGGCAAGCGAAGCCCAACGGCAGTACGCTTTGGTCTAGGCCAACTAAAACGTTATCCGGCCTTTACCATTAGCCAAATCACGGCTTTTGGTCTTGCTTTTATGATCATGCTATCAACCTATTTGATCCGCACCGAGCTGCTATCTGAGTGGCAAAGTCAAATGCCGGATGATGCGCCAAACCATTTCTTAGTCAATGTGCAAAATTATGAAGTCTCAGCGCTGGACACTATTCTTCAAGAAAATCAGATTGTAACCAGCGGTATTTACCCTATGGTTCGTGGCCGCGTTACTAAGCTTAATGGCGAGTTGGCGAGTGAAGTGTTATCCAAAGAAGAATACCAACAAGCGCGCGCTTTGCGCCGTGAATTAAATTTAACTTGGATGGAAACTTTGCCCAACGCCAACAGTTTGGTGGAAGGCGTTTGGTGGGATCAAGAATCGAGCCAACAACTGGATCCGGATGCCGCCAAGATCTCTATTTCTACTGAAATCCAAGAAATGATGAAGGTAAAAATTGGTGATAAGGTTAGTTTTGATATTGGCGGCTTAAGTGTTGAAGGACAGATTGCCAATGTACGTGAAATTCAGTGGGATTCATTCCAGCCGAATTTCTTTGTGATTTTCGAGCCGAAAGGATTAAAAGATTTCCCAGCCAGCTATATTACTAGCTTCCACCTAGAGGCAGATCAAAAGCCGATTTTGAATCAAATCTTATCGCAAATGCCGACCGTGACCATTATTGAGTTGGATAAAATTATGGCGCAAGTGCAAAAAATCTTAGATCAGGTTACTTTAGCGATTGAGTTTATTATGTTGTTTGTCTTGCTAGCAGGAGTAGCGGTGTTGTATGCGGTGTTGCAAGCTAATCGGGAAGAAAGAGTCTTATCAGCAACACTGTTGAAAACCCTTGGTGCGCAAAGTCCTTTTATTCGTACCAGCCTGATTGCCGAGCTGGCATTGCTTGGTATTTTTTCTGGAATGGTAGCGGTTATCGCCAGCGAAATCTTGGTCTCGAGCGTTTATATTAATGTGCTCGAACTTGGCACTAAGCTACATCCTTTATATTGGTTTTTAGTGCCAATAGCTGCGGCAATCTTTGTTGGCTTGGCTGGTTGGTTTGGTGTTAAGTCGATCTTAAAACAGCCCGCGACCAAGGTTCTACGCCAAGCCTAA
- a CDS encoding OmpW family protein, with protein sequence MKHSLKVVATAVVGSLAINGLVQAAGHQEGDFILRVGAAYVSPNDDSSNVLSDNDGVEVDGALGLGFSGTWMFADQWGFEILAALPFEHDIDGTGDLSGVSIGSVKHLPPTFSVQFYPDVQSDYFIPYFGLGLNYTTFTDEDTDSELEAALGSNDVDLDLDDSFGIAAQIGADWKISDDLYFNTSLWYMQIDTDADVKVDGVVATTVDVDIDPWVAMIGLSWKF encoded by the coding sequence ATGAAACATTCTTTAAAGGTTGTAGCTACAGCTGTTGTAGGTTCTTTGGCGATTAACGGGTTGGTTCAAGCCGCAGGCCATCAAGAAGGTGATTTTATTCTTCGGGTGGGTGCTGCTTACGTTAGCCCAAACGATGATAGCTCTAATGTTTTAAGTGACAATGATGGAGTCGAAGTGGATGGTGCCTTAGGATTAGGTTTCAGTGGCACTTGGATGTTCGCTGATCAATGGGGCTTTGAGATTTTAGCCGCGCTGCCTTTTGAACATGATATTGATGGCACCGGTGATTTATCTGGTGTTTCGATTGGCTCCGTGAAACATTTACCACCAACTTTTAGTGTTCAATTCTACCCTGATGTACAAAGTGACTATTTCATTCCTTACTTTGGATTAGGCCTAAATTACACAACCTTTACCGACGAAGATACCGATTCTGAGTTAGAAGCCGCTTTAGGATCAAATGATGTGGATCTAGACTTGGATGACTCTTTTGGGATTGCTGCGCAAATTGGCGCTGACTGGAAAATTAGTGATGACTTATATTTCAATACGTCTTTGTGGTATATGCAGATAGATACCGATGCTGACGTTAAGGTTGATGGTGTCGTTGCTACCACCGTTGATGTGGATATTGATCCTTGGGTTGCCATGATTGGACTATCATGGAAGTTCTAA
- a CDS encoding ABC transporter ATP-binding protein: protein MIITQKLTKTVTSQEQDLTILSEVSLRIDEGDSLAIVGASGSGKSTLLSLLAGLDVPSSGEVELAGHQFHRLDEDQRAAIRAQYVGFVFQSFHLLPGLTALENVMLPIELKGGTNPRKSALDILQKVGLAERVSHYPNQLSGGEQQRVAIARAFASEPKILFADEPTGNLDSANGEKIIKLLFELNQQFGTTLVLVTHDQNLAQRCQRQVGLEAGRLISDSAHTAIKHDKLSEKVV, encoded by the coding sequence ATGATTATCACACAAAAATTAACCAAGACCGTTACTTCACAAGAGCAAGATCTAACCATTTTATCCGAGGTTAGTTTACGCATTGATGAAGGCGATAGCCTAGCGATCGTGGGAGCTTCAGGCTCCGGAAAATCCACCTTATTGTCATTGCTAGCAGGCTTGGATGTTCCATCCAGTGGTGAAGTAGAGCTTGCTGGACATCAGTTTCATCGGCTTGATGAGGATCAAAGAGCCGCGATTCGCGCGCAGTATGTTGGTTTTGTTTTTCAGTCTTTTCATTTGCTGCCGGGTTTGACTGCGCTAGAAAATGTGATGCTGCCAATCGAGTTAAAAGGCGGAACAAACCCGAGAAAAAGTGCGCTGGATATTTTACAAAAAGTCGGTCTTGCTGAGCGGGTATCGCATTATCCCAATCAACTTTCCGGTGGTGAGCAGCAAAGGGTGGCCATTGCTCGTGCTTTTGCTTCTGAGCCGAAGATTCTGTTTGCTGATGAACCGACAGGTAATCTGGATAGCGCTAATGGTGAAAAAATCATTAAGTTATTATTTGAGTTGAATCAACAGTTTGGCACTACCTTAGTGTTAGTCACTCACGATCAAAACTTAGCCCAGCGCTGTCAGCGACAGGTAGGCTTAGAGGCTGGGCGCTTGATAAGCGACAGCGCTCACACAGCGATTAAGCACGACAAGTTGAGTGAAAAGGTGGTTTAG
- a CDS encoding NAD-dependent epimerase: MAKSKILVTGCAGFIGFHVAKQLLDSGIEVFGLDNINDYYSVELKQDRLNILRDYAQFEFAKIDVADTQSIEKLAREQQFEVIIHLAAQAGVRYSIDHPHEYSKSNLVGFVNILELARTQRVKHLLYASSSSVYGLNSQLPYSPDNAVDHPISLYAATKKSNELMAHTYSHLYQIATTGMRFFTVYGPWGRPDMAPMKFASAISKGKTIDIYNHGEMSRDFTYIDDVVEGVIRLIDKPPAADLEWSSQPKPSSSCNPYRVVNIGYGNPIQLLDFVELLEESLSVAANKNFLPMQDGDVQKTWADTDSLYEITGYKPQVALDKGIEIFADWFKRYYLVS, encoded by the coding sequence ATGGCAAAAAGCAAAATTTTAGTTACGGGTTGCGCTGGTTTTATTGGATTCCACGTGGCTAAGCAATTGCTAGACAGTGGCATTGAAGTTTTTGGACTGGATAATATCAATGATTATTACTCGGTGGAACTAAAGCAAGACCGACTCAATATTTTGCGCGATTATGCCCAGTTCGAATTTGCCAAAATAGATGTAGCGGATACCCAGAGTATTGAAAAGCTAGCACGCGAGCAGCAGTTTGAGGTTATTATCCATTTGGCAGCTCAAGCGGGAGTTCGTTATTCTATTGACCACCCGCATGAATATTCGAAGAGTAATTTAGTAGGATTTGTTAACATTCTGGAGCTTGCCAGAACCCAACGGGTTAAGCATCTGCTTTATGCCTCTTCAAGCTCTGTTTATGGACTCAATTCGCAATTGCCTTATTCCCCCGATAATGCGGTTGATCATCCTATTTCATTGTACGCCGCGACTAAGAAATCCAATGAGTTAATGGCTCATACTTATTCGCATTTATATCAAATAGCGACCACCGGCATGCGTTTTTTCACAGTGTATGGCCCCTGGGGCAGGCCCGATATGGCGCCAATGAAATTCGCCTCAGCGATTAGTAAAGGTAAAACCATAGATATTTATAACCATGGTGAGATGAGCCGTGACTTTACTTATATTGATGATGTGGTAGAAGGCGTGATTCGGTTAATTGATAAGCCACCTGCAGCGGATCTAGAGTGGTCAAGCCAGCCCAAACCATCAAGCAGTTGTAACCCCTATAGAGTGGTCAATATTGGCTATGGAAACCCAATACAATTGTTAGACTTTGTCGAATTACTGGAAGAATCTTTATCGGTAGCAGCAAATAAAAACTTTTTACCCATGCAAGATGGGGATGTGCAAAAAACTTGGGCCGACACCGACTCCTTGTATGAAATAACCGGTTATAAACCCCAAGTCGCGCTCGATAAAGGCATCGAAATTTTTGCCGATTGGTTCAAGCGTTACTATTTAGTATCTTAA
- a CDS encoding response regulator → MRSYFLRLFTLFITLLPVYAFTQNIVSKNYFSTDGLADNRVWSLTEDMHGFLWVGTANGLSRFDGIKFKNYFASTGNHALAGNQIKRLHADSRGNLWVHAADSPLQSLKNGIFETYNHKNLSDLVGITSNQYGVLVATKNDLYFRSYTEKSNFLKVFSTKNITSLSNINSAQTLLTTESHIFILDHEHKIVKTIFPNFPLQETVIRKVAILGKELFIGTNKGLYSLNNTSLEAKHHFGQNKQTVIIDILVSGDKLWVATFKDGLLVYSNGKLIKRFELGVDATDTNITSLQFTADGTLYVGNFQGLSSINMSTLHFESLESKPQLAHCNDNDSVFSIFSLNDDSIVLSSQNKLSLYDHNNNHCWILDHVFKNQFKQQVFVVYDLYEDNDQWLLATSYGILKVSNLEHQLISHFEISNAVRPYKIVPHANEEYLIGSSKGLFMFDTTLGSFKRLDSHLINNLFVTDILEFNDSYLLATNAGLFSINSSLDTKSLTKILAANMSSLSMFGETVLATSYNRIFQLAADGSLIKKWSLGKKNNSIYILKLLASNKANTFWISSTSGLYKINLKSGHINVYTATDGLKNTTFALRAAAKSPDGKLYFGGRNGFNAFYPEDIKDNLVPPKVTLTKLTRFNEEVVPGENYEGFGIDKPIEYLDEMDIGHRDYVIGFEFAGLHYADPMRNQYQYKLEGFHDDWVATDANNRTATFTNLSPGDYTFRVKAANKDGIWSLDDDNVALKIRVHPAPWLSWWAFTIYGVLFLSSIVWFIRYRTQAAIARSRELELEVAARTKEIETQKNVIESLLERKNELFANISHEFRTPLTLILGPLEKELKALDSPKNPKHLQMIQRNASRLLGMVEQILKLTELKKEDTINKVPYAINPALEAIVDSFMPLAQSKQIELYLTLDKDTNVMAAYDAIEVMVGNLLSNAIKYTPDGGRVTVSSKLLDKRIQIKINDTGVGMTKAQQDDIFERFVRLDQTSDIAGTGIGLSIVKELTLAHEGQISLESTAGQGSAFILNLPTTEQAALPDTHSIKAIEHLTHTDISSDSEIPQRQDPAFSDEQQELVLIIDDNPDMRDYVTEVLSPSYHCISADRGEAGIEVAKRQVPDLIISDIMMPGIDGYEVAKRLRDDTITSHIPLILLTAKGDKESRIQGWNENIDDYMTKPFDEQELRTRVENIISIRQLIKENLTLQRASEVSTQIKLTGKEQAFLNRFDSLLEKHYQDCNCKRSMLAADMAVSERQLQRKLKALVNQNPMDILRNYRLEKGAELLSTGKQVNIISELCGFNSASHFTQCFKAKFGVTPSKFLLL, encoded by the coding sequence ATGAGGAGTTATTTTCTCAGACTCTTTACTCTATTTATTACCTTATTACCGGTTTACGCTTTCACGCAAAACATAGTCTCAAAAAATTACTTCAGTACAGATGGACTAGCCGATAATAGAGTTTGGTCGCTAACAGAGGATATGCATGGTTTTTTATGGGTGGGTACGGCTAATGGTTTATCTCGCTTTGATGGAATCAAGTTTAAAAACTATTTTGCTAGCACAGGGAACCATGCTCTTGCAGGCAATCAAATAAAGAGACTGCATGCTGATTCAAGAGGTAACTTGTGGGTTCACGCTGCTGACAGTCCGCTTCAAAGCTTGAAAAATGGTATTTTTGAAACCTATAACCATAAAAACCTATCCGATCTTGTTGGGATAACCAGTAATCAATATGGCGTTTTGGTGGCTACAAAAAATGATCTTTATTTTAGAAGTTATACTGAAAAAAGTAATTTCTTAAAAGTTTTTTCTACTAAAAACATAACCTCTCTATCCAATATAAACTCAGCACAAACCCTTTTGACCACTGAATCTCATATCTTTATTTTGGATCATGAACATAAAATTGTTAAGACCATTTTTCCAAATTTTCCTTTACAAGAAACAGTAATCCGTAAGGTGGCTATATTAGGCAAAGAATTGTTCATAGGAACCAACAAAGGCCTGTACTCTCTTAATAATACCAGTTTAGAAGCTAAACATCATTTTGGACAAAACAAACAAACTGTTATTATCGACATACTAGTTTCTGGCGATAAGTTATGGGTAGCAACTTTTAAAGATGGGCTACTAGTATACAGTAACGGTAAGCTAATAAAGCGCTTCGAGCTAGGTGTTGATGCAACGGATACTAATATTACCTCGCTACAATTTACAGCTGATGGGACTTTATACGTCGGCAATTTTCAAGGCTTGAGCTCTATCAACATGTCAACCTTGCATTTTGAATCGCTAGAAAGCAAGCCTCAATTAGCACACTGTAATGATAATGACTCTGTATTTTCTATTTTTAGCCTCAATGATGATTCAATAGTCTTATCTTCACAAAATAAACTGTCTCTCTATGATCATAATAACAATCATTGCTGGATTTTAGATCACGTTTTTAAAAACCAATTTAAACAGCAAGTATTTGTAGTTTATGACCTGTATGAAGATAACGATCAATGGTTACTTGCAACTTCTTATGGCATATTGAAGGTGTCAAATCTTGAACACCAATTAATCAGCCATTTTGAAATCAGTAACGCGGTTCGACCTTATAAAATAGTCCCTCATGCAAATGAAGAGTATCTAATCGGTTCATCTAAAGGGTTATTTATGTTTGATACCACTCTAGGTAGTTTCAAACGACTCGATAGCCACCTTATAAATAACCTATTTGTTACTGACATTTTAGAGTTTAACGACTCTTATTTGCTTGCCACTAATGCAGGCCTGTTTTCTATTAATTCTTCTCTAGATACTAAATCTTTAACTAAAATTCTCGCTGCTAATATGTCTTCCTTAAGTATGTTTGGAGAAACCGTGTTAGCCACCAGTTATAATAGAATTTTCCAGCTTGCAGCGGATGGCAGCCTAATTAAAAAGTGGTCTCTAGGCAAAAAAAACAACTCTATCTATATTTTAAAACTACTAGCCAGTAATAAAGCTAATACCTTTTGGATCAGTAGCACCAGTGGCTTGTATAAAATTAATTTAAAATCAGGTCATATTAATGTTTATACGGCTACCGACGGTTTAAAAAATACTACTTTTGCTCTCCGCGCTGCCGCTAAATCCCCCGACGGTAAGCTTTATTTTGGTGGTCGTAATGGTTTTAATGCTTTTTATCCCGAGGATATTAAGGATAACTTAGTGCCGCCAAAGGTGACGCTGACCAAGCTGACCCGTTTTAATGAGGAAGTGGTACCAGGCGAGAACTACGAGGGCTTTGGGATCGATAAACCGATTGAGTATCTCGATGAAATGGATATTGGCCATCGAGACTATGTCATCGGCTTCGAGTTCGCAGGGCTGCATTATGCAGATCCCATGCGTAATCAATATCAGTACAAGCTCGAAGGTTTCCATGACGACTGGGTGGCGACGGACGCTAACAATCGTACCGCAACCTTCACCAATTTATCACCTGGCGATTACACATTTCGAGTCAAAGCTGCTAATAAAGATGGTATCTGGTCGCTGGATGACGATAACGTTGCACTGAAAATTCGAGTTCATCCCGCGCCTTGGTTGTCTTGGTGGGCTTTTACGATTTATGGCGTGCTGTTTCTGAGCAGTATTGTGTGGTTTATTCGGTATCGCACTCAGGCAGCCATTGCTCGCTCTCGCGAGCTAGAGTTGGAAGTGGCCGCTCGCACTAAAGAAATTGAAACGCAGAAAAACGTGATTGAATCCCTCCTCGAGCGTAAAAATGAGCTGTTTGCCAATATCTCCCACGAGTTTAGAACGCCGCTAACCTTAATTCTTGGGCCTCTGGAGAAAGAGCTTAAAGCTCTGGACTCACCAAAAAACCCGAAGCACCTACAAATGATTCAGCGCAATGCCAGCCGCCTGTTAGGCATGGTCGAGCAAATCTTAAAGCTCACTGAGCTAAAAAAAGAAGACACTATCAATAAAGTACCGTATGCCATTAACCCCGCTCTTGAAGCCATTGTCGATTCTTTTATGCCATTAGCTCAAAGCAAGCAAATTGAGCTCTACCTGACCTTGGATAAAGATACCAATGTTATGGCTGCGTACGATGCGATAGAAGTCATGGTCGGTAACCTTCTCTCCAACGCCATCAAATACACCCCAGATGGCGGTAGGGTCACCGTCAGCTCTAAACTGCTAGATAAGCGTATTCAGATCAAAATTAACGATACCGGCGTGGGCATGACCAAAGCGCAGCAAGACGATATTTTTGAGCGCTTTGTCCGTTTAGATCAAACCTCTGACATCGCCGGCACTGGTATTGGGCTATCCATTGTAAAAGAACTTACCTTGGCACATGAAGGACAGATCAGCCTCGAATCTACAGCAGGCCAAGGCTCCGCCTTTATTCTTAATCTGCCGACCACCGAGCAGGCGGCTTTGCCGGATACCCATTCCATAAAGGCCATTGAACATTTAACCCACACCGACATAAGTAGCGACAGTGAAATACCCCAACGCCAGGACCCCGCTTTTTCTGATGAGCAACAAGAGTTGGTACTTATTATTGACGACAACCCTGACATGAGGGACTACGTTACTGAAGTGCTCAGCCCAAGTTATCACTGCATTAGTGCCGATAGAGGCGAAGCCGGTATTGAAGTCGCTAAGCGCCAAGTGCCAGATCTGATTATAAGTGACATTATGATGCCCGGGATTGACGGTTATGAGGTTGCTAAACGCTTAAGAGATGACACCATCACCTCGCACATCCCGCTGATTCTTTTGACAGCTAAAGGCGATAAAGAATCGCGGATCCAAGGTTGGAACGAAAACATCGATGATTACATGACCAAACCGTTTGACGAGCAAGAGCTAAGAACTAGAGTTGAAAATATTATTTCTATAAGGCAACTTATAAAAGAAAATCTAACTTTACAACGAGCTTCAGAGGTTAGTACTCAGATCAAACTTACCGGGAAAGAACAAGCTTTTTTAAATCGATTTGATTCGTTACTGGAAAAACACTACCAAGACTGTAACTGTAAACGCTCCATGCTAGCTGCTGATATGGCAGTTAGCGAACGCCAGTTACAAAGAAAATTGAAAGCTCTTGTTAACCAAAACCCAATGGACATATTGAGAAACTACCGTTTAGAAAAAGGTGCGGAATTATTATCAACAGGCAAACAAGTCAATATAATTTCTGAACTTTGTGGTTTTAATTCAGCATCACATTTTACGCAATGCTTTAAAGCTAAATTTGGCGTTACACCCTCTAAATTTTTATTGCTCTAG
- a CDS encoding arylesterase, with protein sequence MAPSQAKSSEKQTILVLGDSLSAGYNIPLEKGWVNLLRQKLQKDNPEVKVINASVSGDTTGQGLARLKPLLEEHQPDLVILELGGNDGLRGIAPPLIKRNLQSMIEMAKSSGAKVLLLGIQILPNYGKRYTEAFEQNYQELAAENNIDLIPFFLKGVGGNDELMQKDGIHPNEQAQPILLNNILVKW encoded by the coding sequence ATGGCTCCAAGCCAAGCTAAGAGCAGTGAAAAGCAAACCATTTTAGTGCTGGGTGACAGTTTAAGTGCTGGCTACAATATACCGCTAGAAAAAGGTTGGGTTAATTTATTGCGACAAAAATTGCAAAAAGACAACCCTGAAGTCAAAGTCATCAACGCCAGCGTTAGCGGGGATACCACTGGGCAAGGTTTAGCAAGGCTAAAACCTTTACTAGAAGAACATCAGCCGGATTTGGTGATTTTAGAACTTGGCGGAAACGACGGGCTTAGAGGTATAGCGCCACCATTAATCAAGCGTAACTTGCAAAGCATGATTGAAATGGCCAAAAGCTCAGGAGCTAAGGTACTGCTGCTTGGGATACAAATACTGCCCAACTATGGTAAACGCTATACCGAAGCTTTTGAGCAAAACTATCAAGAATTAGCCGCTGAGAATAATATTGACTTGATTCCTTTTTTCCTTAAAGGCGTTGGTGGCAATGACGAGCTGATGCAAAAAGATGGTATACACCCAAATGAACAAGCCCAACCAATTTTGTTAAATAACATCTTGGTTAAATGGTAA